A window from Actimicrobium sp. CCC2.4 encodes these proteins:
- a CDS encoding sensor domain-containing diguanylate cyclase produces the protein MTNKLVTENIQLRDRLVLLLEQAQRNQKIMRRHQAFDLKFIAANSLRELIESIFDTLSESSQLDVVTLCLIDTEYDIRRIMVELALDQAEFPNLLFIDREAELGLTLAPMTHPVLGRFSSARHGVIFPKQVLTPASVAVVPLLRQGRLIGCLSLGSLHEGRFASGMASDFIEHLGCIIAICLENVINNERLKRIGLTDSLTGVNNRRYLERRLQEEIGRTRRQEFPLSCMYIDIDHFKKINDSAGHQGGDEVLQQVALRIKAELRLSDALGRFGGEEFVVLLIDAGLSHALVVAERIRASMAGQPIVLSDGSALTATVSIGVAQLSAADRDHPIEKTALQLVARADEALYRAKQSGRNRVIGAS, from the coding sequence ATGACGAACAAGCTGGTCACTGAAAATATCCAATTGCGTGACAGGCTTGTATTGCTGCTCGAGCAAGCGCAGCGCAACCAGAAAATCATGCGTCGCCACCAGGCCTTCGACTTGAAATTCATCGCGGCTAACAGCTTGCGCGAACTGATCGAAAGCATCTTCGACACTCTCTCGGAATCTTCCCAGCTCGATGTCGTGACCTTGTGCCTGATCGACACCGAATACGATATCCGCCGCATCATGGTCGAGCTGGCTCTTGACCAGGCAGAATTCCCTAACCTGCTGTTCATCGACCGTGAAGCCGAACTCGGCCTGACGCTGGCACCAATGACCCATCCGGTATTGGGACGGTTCAGTTCGGCGCGGCATGGCGTGATTTTCCCGAAACAAGTATTAACGCCGGCCAGTGTCGCGGTGGTCCCCCTGCTGCGTCAGGGACGCCTGATCGGCTGCCTTAGCCTTGGCAGTCTGCACGAAGGTCGCTTTGCCAGCGGCATGGCGAGCGATTTCATCGAACACCTTGGATGCATCATCGCGATCTGTCTTGAGAACGTCATCAACAATGAACGCCTCAAACGCATTGGCCTGACCGACTCACTGACCGGCGTGAACAACCGGCGCTATCTGGAGCGCCGGTTACAGGAAGAAATCGGCCGCACCCGGCGTCAGGAATTCCCCTTGTCATGCATGTATATCGACATCGATCACTTCAAGAAAATCAACGACAGTGCGGGCCACCAGGGCGGCGATGAAGTGCTGCAGCAAGTAGCACTACGAATCAAGGCGGAATTGCGACTAAGTGACGCGCTGGGACGGTTTGGCGGCGAAGAATTTGTGGTCTTGCTGATCGATGCGGGTTTGTCGCATGCGCTGGTAGTCGCCGAGCGCATCCGCGCCAGCATGGCGGGCCAGCCCATCGTGCTCTCTGACGGAAGCGCGCTGACGGCGACTGTCTCGATAGGCGTGGCGCAATTGAGTGCCGCCGATCGTGATCATCCGATTGAAAAAACTGCGCTGCAGTTGGTTGCCAGGGCCGACGAAGCA
- a CDS encoding HDOD domain-containing protein, giving the protein MQRNEVSADFTRLLFVTRDDSAIFVTPAEVAVLAELGRLLASAHAGSSLVRRLPGVLPQLLQSLRSDSFSGAALARMISHDVVLVAEVLRLASTATHGASTMTSIEHAVLVLGQNGLRQLISGVAFKPIIDLKSGHYTRRIAPRLWQQSEQCALACRLLAEHEDVVPFEAFLAGLIQYVGLIASLRVLEQVAEGDATLGSASFCNALIAHARVLSCSIATEWQFPPAIIVAIEEQGSKHDLMRMSPLGRVLSSADYLSKVCVLGHHQRLRPDAISDLSEIALGCLQQLRAADQPPEAYCE; this is encoded by the coding sequence ATGCAGCGCAACGAAGTCTCGGCGGATTTCACCCGTTTGCTGTTCGTTACCCGCGACGACAGCGCGATTTTTGTCACGCCGGCCGAAGTAGCCGTTCTTGCAGAGCTCGGTCGCCTTCTTGCCTCGGCACATGCCGGCAGCAGCCTCGTGCGTCGTTTGCCGGGGGTCCTTCCACAGTTGCTACAAAGCCTGCGCTCTGACAGTTTCTCGGGGGCGGCGCTGGCACGGATGATTTCTCATGATGTTGTGTTGGTGGCGGAGGTGTTGCGGCTGGCGAGCACAGCAACCCATGGTGCCAGCACAATGACCAGCATTGAGCATGCGGTGCTGGTGCTGGGTCAGAACGGCTTGCGGCAACTCATTAGCGGTGTCGCGTTCAAGCCCATCATCGACCTCAAATCCGGACATTACACGCGGCGCATTGCGCCTCGTCTCTGGCAGCAGTCGGAGCAATGTGCATTGGCTTGCCGCCTGCTTGCTGAGCATGAAGACGTGGTGCCGTTCGAGGCGTTTCTTGCCGGCCTGATCCAGTATGTCGGGTTGATCGCTTCATTGCGGGTGCTGGAACAAGTTGCCGAAGGCGACGCCACGCTCGGTTCGGCCAGCTTTTGCAATGCCTTGATCGCGCATGCACGCGTCCTGTCGTGCAGCATCGCGACGGAATGGCAATTCCCGCCGGCGATCATCGTTGCCATCGAAGAGCAGGGCAGCAAGCACGACTTAATGCGCATGTCGCCGCTGGGACGGGTCCTGTCGAGCGCTGATTACCTGAGCAAGGTGTGTGTGTTGGGGCATCATCAACGGCTGCGTCCGGACGCCATCAGTGACTTGTCAGAAATCGCTCTGGGCTGCCTGCAGCAGCTCCGTGCTGCCGACCAACCGCCGGAAGCATACTGCGAATAA
- the ychF gene encoding redox-regulated ATPase YchF: MSLKCGIVGLPNVGKSTLFNALTKAGIPAENYPFCTIEPNVGMVEVPDPRMVALSEIVKPQRAVPTTVEFVDIAGLVAGASKGEGLGNQFLAHIRETDAIVNVVRCFEDDNVIHVAGRINPLDDIEVIQTELALADMAAVEKAIHRESKKARSGDKDAAKLVVILERIMPQLDLALPVRAMGLDAEEMALIKPLCLITAKPAMYVGNVSDTGFTNNPLLDQLTEYAKKQNAPVVAICAAIESEISDLEDADKAEFLADMGMTEPGLDRLIRSAYTLLGLQTYFTAGVKEVRAWTIHVGDTAPQAAGVIHTDFERGFIRAQTIAYDDFIAFKGEAGAKDAGKMRAEGKEYVVKDGDVLNFLFNV, encoded by the coding sequence ATGAGTCTCAAATGCGGCATCGTCGGCCTCCCGAACGTCGGCAAATCCACCCTCTTCAATGCGCTGACTAAGGCCGGCATCCCGGCTGAGAATTATCCGTTCTGTACGATCGAACCCAATGTCGGCATGGTCGAAGTGCCTGACCCCCGTATGGTTGCCCTGTCCGAGATCGTCAAGCCGCAGCGCGCGGTGCCAACGACGGTCGAATTTGTCGATATCGCCGGCCTGGTCGCCGGTGCCTCCAAAGGCGAAGGCTTGGGCAACCAGTTCCTCGCGCACATCCGCGAAACCGACGCGATCGTCAATGTTGTGCGCTGCTTCGAAGATGACAACGTGATCCACGTCGCCGGTCGCATCAACCCGCTTGACGACATCGAAGTCATCCAGACCGAACTGGCGCTGGCCGACATGGCCGCCGTCGAGAAAGCCATCCATCGCGAAAGCAAGAAAGCCCGCTCCGGCGACAAGGACGCAGCCAAGCTGGTCGTCATTCTCGAGCGCATCATGCCGCAACTCGACCTGGCGCTGCCCGTGCGGGCGATGGGTCTGGATGCCGAAGAAATGGCCCTGATCAAGCCACTGTGCCTGATCACCGCCAAACCGGCGATGTATGTTGGCAATGTGTCCGACACCGGCTTCACGAACAATCCGCTACTGGACCAGTTGACCGAATACGCAAAGAAACAGAACGCGCCGGTCGTGGCGATTTGCGCGGCCATCGAATCCGAAATCTCTGACCTCGAAGACGCCGACAAAGCCGAATTCCTGGCCGACATGGGCATGACCGAACCCGGCCTGGATCGTCTGATCCGTTCTGCCTACACCTTGCTCGGCTTGCAGACCTACTTCACTGCCGGCGTCAAGGAAGTCCGCGCCTGGACTATCCATGTCGGCGACACCGCCCCCCAGGCTGCCGGCGTGATTCATACCGATTTCGAGCGCGGCTTCATTCGCGCGCAGACGATTGCCTACGACGACTTCATCGCGTTCAAGGGCGAAGCCGGCGCGAAGGATGCCGGCAAGATGCGCGCGGAAGGCAAGGAGTACGTGGTCAAGGATGGCGACGTACTGAACTTCCTGTTCAATGTGTAG
- the pth gene encoding aminoacyl-tRNA hydrolase: MAIRLIVGLGNPGPEYEQTRHNAGFWLVDNLANGIARCKLVRETRFNALAAKAGIAHHEVWLLEPQTFMNRSGQSVGALARFYKIAVDEVLVVHDELDLLPGAARLKKGGSSGGHNGLKDITAALGSQDYWRLRLGIGHPRTQGSQQPVADYVLHRPRKEEQPLLDEAIAQSIDIIPMLCDGKFDAATMRLHTAKG; the protein is encoded by the coding sequence ATGGCCATACGACTGATCGTCGGTCTCGGCAACCCCGGACCGGAATACGAACAAACCCGTCACAACGCCGGCTTCTGGCTGGTCGACAACCTCGCCAACGGTATCGCCCGGTGCAAGCTGGTGCGCGAGACCCGTTTCAATGCGCTTGCTGCAAAAGCCGGCATCGCGCACCACGAAGTCTGGTTGCTCGAACCGCAAACCTTCATGAATCGCTCCGGCCAGTCAGTCGGTGCGCTGGCCAGGTTTTACAAGATTGCCGTCGACGAAGTTTTGGTCGTGCATGACGAACTCGACTTGCTGCCTGGTGCCGCACGTCTGAAAAAAGGCGGCTCGTCCGGCGGCCATAACGGCCTCAAGGACATCACGGCGGCACTCGGCTCGCAGGATTACTGGCGTTTGCGCCTCGGCATCGGCCACCCGCGCACGCAAGGGTCACAACAGCCGGTTGCCGACTACGTGCTGCATCGTCCGCGCAAGGAAGAACAACCCCTGCTCGATGAAGCCATCGCGCAGAGCATCGACATTATCCCGATGCTCTGCGACGGCAAGTTTGATGCTGCAACAATGCGGCTGCATACGGCCAAGGGCTAA
- a CDS encoding 50S ribosomal protein L25/general stress protein Ctc, giving the protein MKVIAFARTALGTGASRRQRIAGQTPGIVYGGSGVPVNISLDHNALYHALKKETFHSSILDLEIDGKVEKVLLRDFQVHAYKQLVLHADFQRVDASQKIHVKVPLHFINGDASPAVKLSSGIISHVVSELEVTCLPADLPEFLTVDLGALEIGSSIHLADLQLPAGVTAVIHGGDDNPTIAAASIPAGRVEEAADAAAAAAQATANAPADKK; this is encoded by the coding sequence ATGAAAGTTATCGCATTCGCACGCACAGCACTGGGGACCGGAGCGAGCCGCCGCCAGCGTATTGCAGGCCAGACCCCAGGTATCGTCTACGGTGGTAGCGGCGTTCCCGTGAACATCAGCCTCGACCACAACGCGCTCTACCACGCGCTGAAGAAAGAGACCTTCCACTCGTCGATTCTCGACCTCGAAATCGACGGCAAAGTTGAAAAAGTCCTGCTGCGTGATTTCCAGGTCCACGCCTACAAGCAACTCGTCTTGCATGCTGACTTCCAGCGCGTCGATGCTTCGCAAAAAATCCACGTCAAGGTGCCACTGCACTTCATCAACGGCGATGCATCGCCAGCAGTCAAGCTGTCGTCCGGCATCATCAGCCACGTCGTCAGCGAGCTGGAAGTCACCTGTTTGCCAGCTGACCTGCCGGAATTCCTGACCGTCGACCTCGGCGCGCTGGAAATCGGTTCTTCGATCCACCTGGCCGACCTGCAATTGCCTGCAGGCGTCACCGCCGTCATTCACGGTGGCGACGACAATCCGACGATTGCTGCTGCCTCGATTCCTGCCGGTCGTGTTGAAGAAGCTGCTGATGCCGCTGCTGCAGCCGCGCAAGCTACTGCTAACGCACCTGCCGACAAGAAGTAA
- a CDS encoding ribose-phosphate pyrophosphokinase: protein MALDNLMVFTGNANPDLALGVVKHLGIELGKAVVSKFSDGEIVVEINENVRGKDVFVLQSTCAPTNDSLMELMLMVDALKRASAGRITAAIPYFGYARQDRRPRSARVAISAKVVANMLQEVGVERVLIMDLHADQIQGFFDIPVDNIYASPILLSDLVAKNYDDLLVVSPDVGGVVRARALAKRLNCDLAIIDKRRPKANVSEVMNIIGEVEGRNCVIMDDMVDTAGTLVKAAEVLKDRGAKKVIAYCTHPVLSGPAIERINASTLDELVVVDTIPLSEAARACSKIRQLSCAALLAETFRRISTGDSVMSLFAE from the coding sequence GATAACCTGATGGTTTTTACCGGCAACGCAAATCCGGATCTAGCGCTTGGCGTTGTGAAACACCTCGGTATCGAATTGGGCAAAGCGGTTGTCTCCAAGTTTTCCGATGGCGAAATTGTCGTCGAAATCAATGAAAATGTGCGCGGCAAGGATGTCTTCGTCCTGCAATCGACCTGCGCGCCCACCAACGACAGCCTGATGGAATTGATGCTGATGGTCGATGCGCTCAAGCGCGCCTCCGCCGGTCGCATCACCGCTGCCATCCCGTATTTTGGTTATGCCCGTCAGGACCGCCGTCCGCGCTCGGCGCGCGTGGCGATCTCGGCAAAAGTCGTGGCCAACATGCTGCAGGAAGTCGGCGTCGAACGCGTGCTGATCATGGACTTGCATGCCGATCAGATTCAGGGCTTCTTCGATATCCCTGTCGACAATATTTACGCATCACCCATCCTGCTCAGCGACCTGGTTGCCAAAAACTACGATGACCTGCTGGTGGTCTCGCCGGACGTTGGTGGCGTGGTGCGCGCCCGGGCACTGGCCAAGCGTCTCAACTGCGACCTGGCCATCATCGACAAGCGCCGTCCGAAGGCCAACGTCTCCGAAGTAATGAACATCATCGGTGAAGTCGAAGGCCGCAACTGCGTGATCATGGATGACATGGTCGATACCGCCGGCACGCTAGTGAAGGCCGCCGAAGTCCTGAAAGATCGCGGCGCCAAGAAAGTCATCGCCTACTGTACGCATCCGGTCCTGTCCGGCCCCGCCATCGAGCGCATCAATGCATCGACGCTCGACGAACTGGTCGTGGTCGATACCATTCCGCTGTCAGAGGCAGCACGGGCCTGCAGCAAGATCCGCCAGCTCAGCTGCGCCGCCTTGCTGGCAGAGACCTTCCGCCGCATCAGTACCGGTGACTCGGTGATGTCGCTGTTTGCCGAATAA